In Spinacia oleracea cultivar Varoflay chromosome 5, BTI_SOV_V1, whole genome shotgun sequence, a single window of DNA contains:
- the LOC130460884 gene encoding uncharacterized protein gives MEFPPLKRNRKTEQEMKVLSSWYLLPVELLRSIAEFLKNNPEDLRNLRLVCSNWQHAIRPISSLLPYKTLFSSSVYLLCRRRCGRDTDQPWLVISMESTKGKLQLYHPLLEHPIPDIPDNFTLHDNQELNPCLLSVNYHTNYSSNNDKVLLISRNNSSPFTLDDCSLLVLSESGLLHWSLSVEPENQCISFCRFKSKTIGSYVSKFDDILNFNDVVYVLDRKGRLYQLITKQFPPVIEILVRIPIVRVNKGWRKRLVGSSIDNTVYMVAMDDLNYKLKVYRFCEYTKNTSKWIKVESFVGDQVLFLSKHYCFFAEARYFPDCQLGNCIIFYDELPLGETFKFPEEIQVFWLGGGGHGFKPISSYPGFPAINLFSAPIWISQAHMSSCQSYSQSGSKEDEMIHSDSNGEGSASLQQMISPAKSHPGREKQIVEIPCSSSVQAESTRSPSVVNDMEHVVEGAVEEGSFMDDMVQTNSVVPLVQPSSVKKVITTFKFRGVDVEADHLPVLQKIWMKHGDVIEGSSIHSCDTISMALSSLAKMVLILQTNSANTLTDDQSRYLESTLADLQYMHLKLDWLTPTVEKAMSIQKTKQLQASLVELEKSKAKAEEMETKFLSMMAEMKQGLDRDIILVSDKIPPTFDPEKFLGEGLY, from the exons ATGGAGTTTCCTCCATTAAAGAGAAACAGAAAAACAGAGCAAGAAATGAAGGTGCTAAGCTCGTGGTATCTACTCCCTGTTGAACTCCTTAGATCCATCGCCGAATTCCTCAAGAACAACCCCGAAGACCTGCGTAATTTACGGTTAGTTTGCAGCAATTGGCAGCACGCAATTCGCCCAATTTCCTCCCTCCTACCTTATAAAACTCTGTTTTCTTCCTCCGTTTACCTCCTCTGCCGCCGCCGCTGCGGCCGTGACACCGACCAACCATGGCTCGTCATCTCAATGGAGAGCACCAAAGGTAAATTACAGCTTTACCATCCTCTCCTTGAACACCCTATCCCAGATATCCCTGATAATTTCACCTTACATGATAATCAAGAGTTAAACCCTTGTCTCCTTTCTGTAAATTACCATACTAATTATTCCAGTAACAATGACAAAGTGTTGCTCATCTCTCGAAACAATTCTTCCCCTTTTACCCTTGATGATTGCTCTTTGTTGGTTTTGTCTGAATCCGGTCTATTACACTGGTCTCTCTCCGTTGAACCGGAGAATCAATGTATATCATTCTGTAGGTTTAAATCCAAAACAATTGGTAGTTATGTCAGCAAATTTGATGACATTCTTAATTTCAATGATGTCGTTTATGTTCTAGATAGGAAAGGGAGATTATACCAATTGATTACCAAGCAATTTCCGCCTGTTATTGAAATACTTGTCCGAATCCCCATTGTTAGAGTCAACAAAGGGTGGAGGAAGCGGTTAGTGGGATCATCAATAGATAATACAGTCTATATGGTTGCTATGGATGATCTAAATTACAAGCTTAAAGTTTATCGGTTTTGTGAGTATACTAAGAATACATCGAAATGGATCAAAGTCGAGAGTTTTGTAGGTGATCAAGTGTTGTTCTTGTCTAAACATTACTGCTTCTTTGCTGAAGCTAGATATTTTCCTGATTGTCAACTTGGAAACTGCATCATCTTCTATGATGAACTTCCCTTGGGTGAAACATTCAAGTTTCCAGAAGAGATacaggttttttggttaggaggAGGAGGTCATGGTTTCAAACCAATTTCGTCTTACCCTGGCTTTCCTGCAATCAATTTATTTTCAGCACCAATTTGGATTTCGCAGGCTCATATGTCTTCCTGTCAATCATATTCTCAAAG TGGGTCTAAGGAGGATGAAATGATCCACTCTGATTCAAATGGTGAAGGTAGTGCATCTTTGCAACAAATGATATCCCCTGCTAAATCTCATCCTGGAAGAGAGAAACAAATCGTTGAGATTCCTTGTTCCAGTTCTGTTCAGGCTGAAAGTACACGTTCTCCTTCTGTCGTGAATGACATGGAGCATGTTGTTGAAGGAG CTGTGGAGGAAGGGAGCTTTATGGATGACATGGTCCAGACAAATTCAGTGGTACCTTTGGTTCAG CCATCCTCTGTAAAGAAAGTCATAACCACCTTCAAGTTTCGAGGAGTAGATGTCGAGGCTGACCACCTCCCTGTTTTACAAAAGATTTGGATGAAGCATGGAGATGTTATTGAAGGGAGTTCGATCCATAGTTGTGACACGATATCCATGGCGTTGTCTTCTTTGGCAAAGATGGTACTTATTCTGCAAACCAACTCTGCAAATACCTTGACTGATGACCAATCCCGTTATCTGGAATCAACTTTAGCTGATCTACAATATATGCATCTAAAACTGGATTGGCTGACTCCTACGGTTGAGAAAGCCATGTCGATCCAAAAAACCAAGCAATTGCAAGCATCTTTGGTGGAACTTGAGAAGTCCAAGGCTAAGGCAGAAGAGATGGAAACGAAGTTCCTTTCAATGATGGCTGAAATGAAGCAAGGTTTGGATAGGGATATAATACTTGTTTCTGACAAAATACCACCGACATTTGATCCTGAAAAATTCCTTGGTGAAGGACTGTACTGA